From the genome of Syntrophobacterales bacterium, one region includes:
- a CDS encoding TRAP transporter large permease, with the protein MSATSIGIIGIVLILALFVIRMPIAFSLAFVGFWGITYITSLKTGLAILPRDIFEQLTSYSISAIPMFILMGYYAFSAGLGARLYEAAYKVMGHIRGGLAIATIFACAAFGAICGSSTATAATMGKLAIPTMKKYGYNDALSTGCVACGGTLGVLIPPSVIFLIYGFMTEQSIGKLFIAGILPGIILAIFMSLAAYLVCLKNPASGPRGPKADFKDKVTSIIKVFDVLVLFFVVIGGLLYGFFTPTQAGGVGAAGALIIGLLRRELTWKGFIDNTVESLRTSCMIITIIACATVFGKFMTLARIPFALASWVSSLAIPPIATIFVILLIYIVGGCFIDAIPLIILTIPILYPIVTALGYDPIWFGVIIVLLTCIGVVTPPVGVNVYVVKGIAKDIPLETIFQGILPFLLAMILTAVVLIAFPSLVLILPNLVQ; encoded by the coding sequence ATGAGCGCAACTTCAATAGGAATAATCGGCATCGTTTTGATCCTTGCCCTTTTTGTGATCAGGATGCCCATTGCTTTTTCGCTGGCCTTCGTGGGCTTTTGGGGAATCACCTATATTACGTCCCTCAAAACAGGGCTGGCCATCCTCCCCCGCGATATTTTCGAGCAGTTGACGTCTTATTCAATAAGCGCTATTCCCATGTTCATTCTGATGGGATATTACGCCTTTTCTGCGGGGCTGGGCGCGAGGCTGTATGAGGCCGCTTATAAGGTTATGGGACACATCCGAGGCGGCCTTGCCATAGCGACCATCTTCGCCTGTGCCGCCTTCGGCGCCATCTGCGGCTCCTCAACGGCGACTGCGGCCACAATGGGCAAACTTGCCATCCCCACCATGAAAAAGTATGGTTATAACGATGCCTTGTCCACCGGCTGCGTCGCCTGTGGCGGGACGCTGGGAGTGCTTATCCCTCCCAGCGTCATCTTTCTCATCTATGGCTTTATGACGGAGCAGTCGATCGGGAAACTCTTTATCGCCGGAATTCTTCCGGGCATTATCCTGGCCATTTTTATGAGCCTTGCCGCGTATCTCGTGTGTCTTAAAAATCCAGCATCTGGGCCAAGGGGGCCGAAGGCTGATTTTAAAGACAAGGTAACGTCCATTATTAAGGTATTTGATGTCCTGGTGCTCTTTTTTGTAGTTATAGGCGGCCTGCTTTATGGTTTTTTCACGCCCACGCAGGCAGGGGGAGTAGGGGCTGCAGGCGCCCTTATTATCGGTCTTTTACGAAGAGAACTGACCTGGAAAGGCTTCATTGACAACACGGTGGAGTCGTTAAGGACATCATGCATGATCATTACCATCATCGCCTGCGCGACAGTCTTTGGTAAATTCATGACCTTGGCGCGGATCCCCTTTGCCCTTGCCAGTTGGGTTTCTTCCCTGGCTATCCCGCCCATTGCCACCATCTTCGTTATCCTGCTTATTTACATCGTCGGCGGCTGCTTTATCGATGCCATCCCGCTAATCATTCTGACCATTCCGATTCTTTATCCGATTGTCACCGCTCTCGGCTATGATCCCATCTGGTTTGGCGTCATCATTGTCCTGTTGACCTGCATAGGTGTCGTAACGCCGCCGGTGGGGGTAAACGTCTATGTAGTCAAGGGCATAGCCAAGGATATACCTTTAGAGACAATATTCCAAGGCATATTGCCTTTCCTCCTGGCCATGATTCTTACCGCCGTTGTCCTGATCGCTTTCCCGTCATTGGTCCTTATCTTGCCTAATCTGGTACAGTAG
- a CDS encoding glucose 1-dehydrogenase — MNTLELFRLDGRVALVTGGAQGLGQDIALTLAQSGASLIVADLTMAEETVKQAEAIGARCMAIKADISRESDVEKLTRQAIGEYGKVDVLVNNAGISQLNYIPTEDAALDEWDKVIAVNLRGTYLCCRHIGKEMIKNGGGSIVNISTTAGITGVARAPAYCASKAGVLLLTKSLALEWARHNIRVNAIALHYIETALSEGLRASEKVYKGLIKQIPLRRFGKTSEIVGVALLLASDASSYMTGSVVAVDGGYLAQ; from the coding sequence ATGAATACTTTGGAATTGTTCAGACTTGACGGTCGAGTGGCTCTGGTTACAGGCGGCGCCCAGGGGTTAGGACAGGACATAGCTCTGACGCTCGCGCAGAGCGGCGCATCCCTGATTGTTGCCGACCTGACCATGGCGGAGGAAACGGTAAAACAGGCCGAGGCGATCGGGGCTCGCTGCATGGCGATCAAAGCGGATATTTCTCGGGAGAGCGATGTTGAGAAGCTGACGCGGCAGGCAATAGGCGAATACGGAAAGGTCGATGTACTTGTAAATAATGCGGGGATTTCCCAGCTTAACTACATACCGACTGAGGATGCCGCACTTGATGAATGGGATAAAGTCATTGCCGTCAATCTGCGCGGGACGTATTTGTGCTGCAGGCACATCGGGAAAGAAATGATCAAAAACGGCGGCGGCAGCATAGTGAACATATCAACCACCGCCGGCATAACTGGCGTAGCGCGGGCGCCTGCCTATTGCGCCTCCAAAGCAGGGGTGCTTCTCCTGACGAAGAGTCTCGCGCTTGAGTGGGCTCGCCACAATATCCGTGTCAACGCCATTGCCCTGCACTACATAGAAACCGCATTATCCGAGGGGTTGAGAGCGTCAGAAAAGGTTTATAAAGGCCTGATAAAACAGATACCTCTCAGACGTTTTGGCAAGACTTCCGAGATCGTGGGAGTAGCTCTGTTACTGGCTTCGGATGCCTCGAGTTATATGACGGGCAGTGTGGTCGCGGTCGATGGCGGATATCTGGCTCAATAG
- a CDS encoding ubiquinone/menaquinone biosynthesis methyltransferase, with translation MEEKQRHAANRGSYPEVTGINRDEHIGMVREIFATIPGRYDFLNHLLSLRRDVAWRRFTIKKMRFFHTYKLLDVATGTADMAIEAARIHPGITVQGIDFVAEMLSPGKRKIAARGLAERVRLLQADATALPFDDENFDATSVAFGIRNIPERIVALREMRRVLVPGGRAYILELNAPQNRLWRKAFAPYLLRVLPRVARLFTRNPAAYLYLADSIIHFPPPGEFLAMMKEAGFVELEHFSLTLGITSLYIGKKP, from the coding sequence ATGGAAGAAAAACAGCGTCATGCCGCCAATCGCGGCAGCTACCCGGAGGTAACTGGGATTAACCGGGACGAGCATATCGGGATGGTCAGGGAAATCTTTGCGACCATCCCCGGCAGATACGATTTTTTAAACCACCTGCTGAGCCTCCGCCGGGATGTTGCCTGGCGCCGTTTCACAATCAAAAAGATGCGTTTTTTCCATACATATAAGCTGCTGGACGTGGCTACCGGAACAGCCGATATGGCAATCGAGGCCGCCCGGATTCATCCGGGAATAACAGTGCAGGGGATAGATTTTGTAGCCGAAATGCTGTCCCCAGGGAAAAGGAAAATAGCAGCGCGGGGGCTTGCGGAGCGGGTTCGGCTGCTGCAGGCAGACGCGACGGCCTTGCCGTTTGACGATGAAAATTTTGACGCGACATCGGTCGCCTTCGGCATCCGCAACATCCCGGAAAGGATCGTCGCCCTGAGGGAGATGCGGCGCGTTCTTGTCCCCGGCGGCAGGGCCTACATCCTGGAATTGAACGCCCCCCAGAACCGGCTCTGGCGAAAGGCATTCGCCCCGTACCTGCTGCGCGTGCTGCCGCGCGTCGCCCGCCTCTTCACCCGCAATCCGGCTGCATATCTCTACCTCGCTGATTCGATAATCCATTTTCCGCCGCCGGGGGAGTTTCTCGCGATGATGAAAGAGGCCGGCTTTGTCGAGCTGGAGCACTTTTCGCTGACGCTGGGCATAACTTCCCTTTATATAGGCAAAAAACCTTGA
- a CDS encoding HDIG domain-containing protein, which yields MTREQAEELLKAHVKSERMLAHSLASEAVLRSLARRLGRDEEAWGQAGLLHDIDIEDVGGDLNRHGLEAAPILSKAGVADEIVEAIKMHNETAAGKLRHTELQHALAAGETITGLITAVALVYPDKKIAGVKVKSVTKRMKEKAFAASVNREIIRECEKIGLSLDEFAGLAVAAMQEIADRIGL from the coding sequence ATGACAAGAGAGCAAGCGGAAGAACTGTTGAAGGCCCATGTGAAAAGCGAACGGATGCTGGCCCACAGCCTCGCCTCGGAGGCGGTTTTACGGTCCCTGGCAAGGCGTCTGGGGAGGGACGAAGAGGCGTGGGGGCAGGCGGGCCTCCTCCATGATATCGATATCGAAGATGTCGGGGGGGATCTCAACCGTCATGGTCTCGAGGCTGCGCCAATCCTGAGCAAAGCCGGCGTAGCGGACGAGATTGTCGAGGCGATAAAGATGCATAACGAAACCGCCGCCGGGAAGTTGCGGCATACGGAGCTGCAGCATGCCCTGGCCGCCGGAGAGACGATTACCGGGCTCATCACGGCAGTTGCCCTGGTCTATCCGGACAAAAAGATCGCCGGGGTCAAGGTGAAGTCGGTGACGAAGCGGATGAAGGAGAAGGCCTTTGCCGCCTCGGTAAACAGGGAGATAATCAGGGAATGCGAAAAAATTGGTCTGAGCCTTGACGAATTCGCCGGCCTGGCCGTTGCCGCGATGCAGGAAATCGCCGACCGCATCGGCCTCTGA
- a CDS encoding electron transfer flavoprotein subunit alpha/FixB family protein gives MTEKKRGIWIFGDYRNYFQNRVTIQLIARARELAVQIDAEVSVIVFGSGVDEYVKEYISHGADRIYLTDNPRLAEYSMETYSFLMERLARREKPEIILIGATAFGREFAPHVAKRLGTGLTADCIGLDIDETGLLVQRAPSFGGKLIAEVIIPERRPQMATVHPGIFQELPHDAARAAEIVNVPMPENMPSDRIRIISVERCPVKEDNLEHAKIVVCGGRGMGNKKKFAKLYELAELLGGEVGATRPVVYLNWVGREAMVGQAGKQIRPNILFSFGISGAMQHTASINNAKFIIAVNKNPNAPIMRMADVAIVADASQICNSLIAELKRRIRG, from the coding sequence ATGACCGAAAAAAAACGAGGCATCTGGATTTTTGGCGACTACCGGAACTACTTTCAAAATCGCGTAACTATCCAGTTAATCGCCCGGGCGCGGGAACTGGCGGTACAGATCGATGCCGAGGTGAGTGTTATTGTCTTCGGCAGCGGGGTTGATGAATACGTCAAGGAATATATCTCCCACGGCGCCGACAGAATATACCTGACCGACAATCCCCGGCTTGCCGAATACAGCATGGAAACCTATTCCTTTTTGATGGAGAGACTGGCCAGACGGGAAAAGCCGGAGATAATACTAATCGGCGCCACCGCTTTCGGCCGGGAATTTGCGCCGCATGTGGCCAAGCGACTCGGAACAGGGCTGACGGCAGACTGTATCGGCCTCGACATCGATGAGACGGGTCTGCTTGTGCAGCGCGCCCCTTCCTTTGGCGGCAAGCTGATCGCGGAGGTTATTATTCCGGAGCGGCGGCCACAAATGGCAACCGTCCATCCGGGAATCTTCCAGGAACTTCCCCATGATGCCGCCCGCGCGGCCGAGATTGTCAATGTGCCGATGCCGGAAAATATGCCCTCCGACCGCATCCGCATAATCAGCGTGGAGCGGTGTCCGGTAAAGGAAGATAATTTGGAGCATGCGAAAATTGTTGTTTGCGGGGGACGCGGCATGGGCAACAAGAAGAAGTTTGCCAAGCTCTACGAGCTCGCCGAACTGCTGGGCGGCGAAGTAGGCGCGACGCGTCCGGTGGTATATTTAAACTGGGTCGGGCGGGAGGCCATGGTCGGACAGGCGGGGAAGCAGATTCGTCCTAACATACTGTTTTCGTTCGGTATTAGTGGGGCTATGCAGCATACGGCTTCGATAAACAACGCCAAATTTATCATTGCGGTCAATAAAAATCCCAACGCGCCGATTATGAGAATGGCCGATGTGGCGATCGTTGCCGATGCCAGTCAGATATGCAACTCACTCATTGCGGAGCTGAAACGCCGGATCAGGGGCTGA
- a CDS encoding electron transfer flavoprotein subunit beta/FixA family protein, whose translation MLKLVVCIKQVPQVSELPWDPDTGRLKRELSEGMMNPACRFALEAALKIRDKIGARITAVTMGPPSAEEVLREAIALGADKGFLISDRKMAGSDTYATSLILAKAIQKNIPEFDLILCGASTNDSSTAQVGPQLAEELDIPGVAYVNELEITGNKARVRRTEDDFCEKMEMELPGLATFNTGGTVPRYVSMRGFQAAFAESDIVMLDAASLGLNQDWIGSKGSATKMRNVYSPMAGRENVVLTGTTKRILDQLFMLFDDRIGGVIGKDLKTDKS comes from the coding sequence ATGCTGAAGCTGGTAGTTTGTATCAAACAGGTTCCGCAAGTATCGGAACTTCCGTGGGATCCCGATACCGGGCGTCTCAAGCGCGAATTGTCGGAAGGGATGATGAACCCGGCCTGCCGGTTTGCGCTGGAGGCGGCGCTCAAAATCAGGGATAAAATCGGCGCCAGAATCACCGCTGTTACCATGGGGCCGCCTTCTGCCGAGGAGGTTCTCCGCGAGGCAATCGCCCTGGGCGCGGACAAGGGGTTCCTGATTTCCGACCGCAAAATGGCAGGTTCTGATACCTATGCGACCTCCTTGATCCTGGCAAAGGCAATCCAAAAAAACATCCCCGAATTTGATCTGATTTTGTGCGGGGCTTCGACCAATGACAGCTCAACAGCCCAGGTTGGCCCTCAACTTGCCGAGGAACTCGATATTCCCGGCGTAGCCTATGTGAATGAACTGGAAATTACCGGCAACAAGGCGCGGGTGCGCCGCACCGAGGACGATTTTTGTGAGAAAATGGAGATGGAACTTCCCGGACTTGCCACGTTCAACACAGGTGGAACCGTTCCCCGTTATGTATCGATGCGAGGATTCCAGGCGGCCTTTGCTGAATCCGACATAGTCATGCTGGATGCGGCCTCCCTGGGGCTGAATCAGGACTGGATCGGCTCAAAGGGTTCTGCCACCAAAATGCGCAACGTCTATTCGCCGATGGCAGGCCGGGAAAATGTTGTTCTTACCGGAACGACCAAAAGGATTCTTGATCAGCTTTTCATGTTGTTCGACGACCGCATCGGCGGCGTGATCGGCAAGGACTTGAAAACGGATAAGAGTTGA